One genomic segment of Corvus moneduloides isolate bCorMon1 chromosome 23, bCorMon1.pri, whole genome shotgun sequence includes these proteins:
- the PEF1 gene encoding peflin, which yields MAYPGQGFPGAGQPPPASPYHGGPYGGGPAPGPYGQPPPGGPYGGGPPPGPYGQPPPGGPYGGSYGGPQPGPYGGAAPGGNAPPGVDPEAFSWFQTVDADHSGFISVKELKQALVNNNWSSFNDETCLLMINMFDKTRSGRIDVYGFSALLRFIQQWRSLFQQYDTDQSGSISFSELQQAFSQMGYNLSPQFSQLLLARYSQRSPNPSIQLDRFIHICVQLQSLTDSFREKDTALVGNIRLSYEDFLAVVVTRML from the exons ATGGCGTACCCGGGGCAG GGCTTCCCCGGCGCAGGACAGCCCCCTCCGGCCAGCCCCTATCATGGGGGCCCCTACGGTGGGGGGCCGGCCCCGGGACCCTACGGGCAGCCCCCACCTGGGGGTCCCTATGGCGGGGGGCCACCCCCAGGGCCCTACGGGCAACCCCCGCCCGGGGGTCCCTACGGCGGCTCCTACGGCGGCCCCCAGCCCGGGCCGTACGGCGGGGCGGCCCCAGGAG GGAATGCCCCACCAGGGGTGGATCCCGAGGCATTTTCCTGGTTCCAGACGGTGGATGCGGATCACAGCGGGTTCATCTCCGTCAAGGAGCTGAAGCAGGCGCTGGTCAACAACAACTGGTCCTCGTTCAACGATGAGACCTGTCTGCTCATGATCA ACATGTTCGACAAGACGCGGTCGGGGCGCATCGACGTCTACGGCTTCTCCGCCCTGCTGCGCTTCATCCAGCAGTGGAGAAGCCTCTTCCAGCAGTATGACACGGATCAATCCGGCTCCATCAGCTTCAGCGAGCTCCAGCAAG CTTTCTCCCAGATGGGCTACAACCTGAGCCCCCAGttcagccagctgctgctggcccgGTACAGCCAGCGTTCTCCTAATCCCAGTATCCAGCTGGACCGGTTCATCCACATCTGCGTGCAGTTGCAGAGCCTCACCGACTCCTTCCGGGAGAAGGACACGGCGCTGGTGGGAAACATCCGGCTCAGCTACGAGGATTTCCTCGCCGTGGTGGTGACCCGGATGCTGTGA